GGGGCTCATCTTTGCAGAGTTTGGAAGGCAGAGCAAGCTCTATGATGACACACTATACGCAGTTGTTATCTTTGTGGTGGCGGTCACCACACTGATGGCACCCATCGTGCTCAAATACCTTGCAAGAGAATGAAGGTAGAAGACTTTGACTATCACCTTCCGGAGGACCTCATAGCAAAGTATCCAGCCCAGCCAAGACACAGTGCAAGGCTCATGGTGCTTGATAGAAAGGACCAGAGCTTAAGGCACGACACCTTCTGGAACCTGCCCCTTTACCTTCAGGAGGGGGACCTTCTTGTCTTTAACAACTCAAAGGTTCTGCCCGCAAGGCTCTATGGAAGAAAGCCCACAGGTGGAAGGGTGGAGGTGCTTCTTACAGACTTTATCAGCAGGGAGGAGTGGTATGCACTCATAGGAGGCAGGGGCATAAGGGAAGGTCTCAGCATTGAGGTTGCGGAGGACCTTAGGGTGGAGATATTAGAGCACCTTGAGGAAGGACGCTTCCGTGTCAGGCTTCACTCTCCTGACCCCATAAAAGCCCTTGACAGACATGGGAAGATTCCCATACCACCATACCTGAAAAGAGAAGAAGAGCCATTAGACAGGGTTTACTATCAGACAGTTTTTGCCCAGATGGAAGGCTCTGTGGCGGCGCCCACCGCCAGCCTGCACTTTTCTGAAGAGCTTCTTAAAAGGCTTGAGGAGCATGGCATAAAAAGGACCTTCATAACCCTTCATATATCCTACGGCACCTTTAAGCCTGTAAGGGTTCAGGAGGTGGAGCTGCACAGGGTGGACCCTGAGTATGTGAAGGTCTCGGAGGAGGCGGTAAGAGCCATAAGAGAGGCAAAAGCCCTGGGCAGGAGGGTTGTGGCTGTAGGCACCACAGTGGTTAGAGCCTTAGAAACTGCAGGCTATGAGCCTTTTGAGGGATGGACGGACCTGTATGTATATCCGGGATACAGCTTCAGGGTGGTGGACGCCCTTATCACCAACTTCCACCTTCCAAGGTCTTCTCTCCTCTTTCTTGTCTGTGCCTTTGGAGGTAGGGAGTTTATACTCAGGGCTTACGAAGAGGCTGTAAGGGAGAAATACAGGTTTTACAGCTACGGGGATGGGATGCTTATACTCTGACTACTCCACCCAGTAGTTGGGTGCTTCCTTCGTTATCTGCACATCGTGCACGTGAGACTCCCTGTAGCCCGCCCAGGTGATACGCACAAACTTTGCCTTCTGACGCAGCTCCTCAAGACTGCTGGCACCCACATAGCCCATGCCAGACCTGAGACCCCCCACAAGTTGATATATAACATCGCTCAGTTTGCCCCTGTAGGGCACTCTGCCCTCTATGCCTTCGGGCACGAACTTCTCCAGCCTCTCCTGTGCGTATCTGTCTGCGCTCCTCCTGCTCATCATGGCACCCAGTGAACCCATCCCCCTGTATACTTTATAAGCCCTTCCCTGATAGTAGACGGTCTCGCCGGGGGACTCTTCCGTGCCTGCAAGCAGGTTTCCCAGCATAACAGAGCTTGCGCCCACCGCAAGGGCTTTTACTATGTCTCCCGAATACCTTATACCTCCATCTGCAATCACTGGAACTCCATACTCCTGTGCCACCTCGTAAGCCCACCTTATGGCAGTTAGCTGCGGCACTCCAACCCCAGCCACTATGCGCGTGGTGCATATGGAACCTGGACCCACTCCTACTTTTATGGCATCCGCACCCGCCTTTATAAGGTCAAGGGCACCTTCCTTTGTAGCCACGTTGCCTGCGATTACCTGAAGCTCTGGATAGTGGGATTTTATGTTTTCTACCGTCTCCAGAACCCTCTTTGAATGACCATGGGCTGTGTCTACCGCCACAGCGTCCACTCCAGCGGAGACAAGGGCGGAGACCCTTTCCATGGTGTCTGGGCCTGTGCCCACCGCCGCACCAACCCTCAGCCTTCCCAGCTCATCCTTACAGGCGTTAGGATACTTTCTTCTTTTGGTTATGTCCTTTATGGTTATAAGGCCCACGAGCCTTCCTTCCCTGTCCACAATGGGCAGTTTTTCCACCTTGTGTTTTTGAAGTATCTCTGTAGCCTCCTCAAGGGTAACCCTTTCCTGAGCCACCACAAGGTTCTCGGAGGTCATAAAGAGGGAGACGGGCTTGTCGTAGTCGGTGGACTTTATGAACCTCAGGTCTCTGTTGGTCAGTATCCCCACAAGCCTGTTGCCGTCGCTCACAACGGGAACACCCGATATCCTGTATCTTTCCATTATCTCAAGGGCTTGCCTGACTGTTGTATCCGGTGTGACCGTTACCGGCTGGAGTATCATACCACTCTCTGACTTTTTGACCCTTTCCACCTCCTGAGCCTGCTCTTCTACGGAGAGGTTTCTGTGGACTATGCCTATTCCTCCCTCACGGGCGAGGGCTATGGCAAGGCGGGACTCAGTCACAGTATCCATGGCGGCGGAGACTATGGGTATGTTGAGCCTTATCTTCTTTGTGAGCCATGTGGATACATTCACCTCGTGAGGCAGAACTTCAGAATACTGAGGAATTAAAAGCAGGTCATCAAAAGTATAGGCATCAAATACTTCCATGTATTAATTATATTCCAACCTCTATTTCATACTGTCTTATCTTTCTGTAGAGATTGGAGAGGTCTATACCTATGGCTTCTGCAGTCTTTTTCAGGTCGTAGCCATATTCTCTGAGTTTGCGTTCTATAAACAGCCTTTCAAAGCCCTGCCTTGCCTTTCTAAGGTCCTTTTCCATCAGCAGTGAGTTTATATCCTCCGGCTCATGGTCAAAGCCAAGAAGGCTTCTCAGGTCTTTTTCCGTTATCTGCGTGCCCTCATGAAGTATGGCGAGCCTTTCCATGAGGTTTTTAAGCTCCCTCACGTTGCCCTTCCACTGGTAGGTCTCAAGGAGTCTCTTTGCCCCCTCGCTGAGATATTTGGGAGGCTTGCCATATTCTTTTAGAAACCTGCTCAGAAAATGCTCTGCCAGCAGGGCTATATCTTCGCCCCTTTCTCTGAGAGGTGGCAGAGTTATCACAAAGGTAGATATGCGGTGGTAAAGGTCCTCTCTGAAGTTGCCCTTTTTTACCTCTTCCTGCAGGTTTTTGTTGGTAGCACACACAAGCCTGAAGTCTGACCTTATCACCTGATTGCCCCCAAGCCTTGTGAACTCCCTTGTTTCAATCACCCTCAGGAGTTTTGCCTGAGCCTTCTGGCTCAGCTCTGAAACCTCATCAAGAAAAAGAGTTCCGCCGTGTGCCAGCTCAATCTTTCCCAGCTTCCTCTGGCTTGCGGAGGTAAAGGCCCCCTTCTCGTAGCCGAAGAGCTCCGCCTCCACCAGTTCATCAGGAAGCCCCGCGCAGTTTATGTCCACAAAGGGACCTTCTGACCTTTCTGAAAGGCTGTGAATTCTTCTGGCTACAAGCTCCTTTCCCGTCCCACTCTCGCCCAGAATCAGGATGCTGGCACCGGTAGGTGCCACCTTGCTTATGAGCTCCTTTACCTGAAGGATTTGCCTGCTGTTGCCCAGAATAGGGTCTTCTTCCTCCTCCCTCCTTGACCTTATGCTTTCCCTGAGAGACCTCTCCACAGTGGTTATGAGCCTATCCATGGAGAAGGGCTTTTCTAAAAAGTCGTAGGCACCTTCCTTAACCGCCCTTACCGCATGCTCCGTTTTGCCATGTCCCGTTATCACTATTACCGCAGAGCCCGGGAGCTTTTCCTTCAGATAGGATATGTATTCAAGACCGTTTCCATCGGGAAGCCACAGGTCCAGAAGCACGCAGTGAAAGAAGCTCCTCTCCACCCTATCCTTCATGGACTTAATGCTGTCGGCGGTAAAGACCCTGTATCCCTCCTCCTCAAGAATGCTCCTGAGCGTTTCCCTAATGGATCTTTCGTCGTCCACAACAAGGATGCTGGCTTCCATAGGAAAATTATAAAAGGTCAGTGAATATGCATGTCTTCAGCATTCCCCTGACCCTGCCTGCCGGAATTTTTTCACCTCTGAGCATGGCTTCAAGAGCAGGCCTTTTTTCTTCTCCCTTTAGGAAAAAGACAACTACGCAGGTAGAGTTCAGATACTCCTCCTTGAGGGACAGCCTCAAAAGTCCATCGGGAGACCTGCTCATGCATACCTTTGGACTCACATCCTCACATTCAACACCCGGGAAGAGAGATGCAGTGTGACCGTCCGCACCCACACCCAGAAGGGCTATATGAAGCCTCCGAGGCAGCTGAAAGCTGTAATCCATAGCACACTCCTCCGGAGACATCTCCGTCTTGAAAAAGGCAAGCCTTGCCCTCTCACCCAGAGCTTCCCTGACAGCTCTGTAGTTGCTAAGTTCAGAAGAGAGGGGAACATACCTCTCGTCAGTGAGGTAAAACCTCAGCCTCTCCCACGAAAGCCTCTCTCTGGAGAGCATCCTGTAAAGCTCAAGAGGTGTTCTGCCACCTGCAAGAGCTATATGACAGACCCTTTCCCTCCTCAGAAAAAGCCCGGAAACTCTCCTGAGAAAACTAAGAAGAAGGGCATCCACCCTCGGAGAGGAAAAAACCGCATACTTTTTGTTGACAGGCATGTGTTATAATTATACAAACAGGTAGGGAGTTTAACTCCCTTGACATCTTGGCAACTGAATTGGGCTTTTTAAATCCAGAGAAGAGGGAGCTTTCTGCCTGTAAGGCCTATTCTCTGTGTTTTCCCTTTTTCTGAGCCTTGCCTTTCATAGTCTTTATTATGCCATACGACCGTATGACCATATGACCATACGTATGGCTTTACGGTTTTACGGCGGTATGGCGTGTGCTTCTGAGCGTTGAAAGACAGAGCTCTGAACTTGACAACAACACACTCAAGTCTGCAGAACCTCCGACTTCTGGCAAATAACCCCCTTTTGAGAGGGGTGGGGGGTTGACAAAAGGCTTGATATTTCTTATTATTTCTAAGGTAGCGATTTAGGGTTGCTAATCTACCGTGTGGAGTTGAAACACATAAAACTTGTCCCGCATCTTAGAGCTGTGATAAAGTTGCTAATCTACCGTGTGGAGTTGAAACCACGGTTTAGAGTATAGAACTGTTGATGCTTATTTGAAGTTGCTAATCTACCGTGTGGAGTTGAAACGCAATAGTAAAAGAAGAAGGTGAGGTTTGTGTAGAAGTGTTGCTAATCTACCGTGTGGAGTTGAAACTATAAAAAGTTGTATAATATATCTAACTAAAACCTGTTGCTAATCTACCGTGTGGAGTTGAAACATCACCATAAACGAATACACAATTCCAGCTGCAACTGTTGCTAATCTACCGTGTGGAGTTGAAACACCCAATATCTAACATAAATTTCTTCTATTAACTTCAGTGTTGCTAATCTACCGTGTGGAGTTGAAACGGAATATCAAGCTAAAAGGGAGTTTAGGATGCATAAGGTTGCTAATCTACCGTGTGGAGTTGAAACGTTTGAAAGAAGCGTTGTCTTATGTTGTATAGTGTCTGGTTGCTAATCTACCGTGTGGAGTTGAAACCAACTGATACCAGACCTTGTGTTTCGTAAATTTTCTATAGTTGCTAATCTACCGTGTGGAGTTGAAACGATGATCTTATGCTTGATAATGGCGTAATAAGACTTAGTTGCTAATCTACCGTGTGGAGTTGAAACTTCATGGTATGTGTGGCTTTCCCATCTTTCTTCCAGGCTTCGTTGCTAATCTACCGTGTGGAGTTGAAACTGTTTCAGTTTCAGCAACTCTTTGAGTAGCTTCAAACTGTTGCTAATCTACCGTGTGGAGTTGAAACATGGGACTACAGGGCAGAGCTATTAATAGGAAAACCGTTGCTAATCTACCGTGTGGAGTTGAAACCATTGCCTTAGCCCTTGCATCCATAAGTTTTAACTGTGTTGCTAATCTACCGTGTGGAGTTGAAACCTCTGATTTAAACTTAACAACCTTCTTCCATTCGGGTTGCTAATCTACCGTGTGGAGTTGAGACGAGTTGAAGCCCCTTCTTATAGCAACCAGCTTCTGCCCTCTGACGCAAGAAATTCTTCTGCCTGCTGTGGCAGGCTTATGCCCTTTTTATACTGGAAGGGCTCATTCTGAAGGTCAAGGTAAGGCTGGACAACCTCCCACAGAGCTTCTATCTCATCACCCCTAATGAAAAGGGACTGGTCTCCCTCCACCACATCAAGAAGAAGCACCTCATAGGCCTCCGCAAACTCTGAGGGAAACCTGTATTCCATGAAAGTCTCCACAGGACATGCCATAAACCTGCCCGTTGGGGGTCTGAGTTCAAAAACTATCTGTAGCTTGCTCTCTGGTGCGGTCTGAAAAACTATCCTGTTCTGAAGAGGCTTGCAATCAAGGAGTTTCATAAAGCTCTGCGGGACTTCCTTAAAGACAACTGTTATCTGAGTGAGCTTCTGAGATAGGGCTTTGCCTGTCATGAGGTAAAAGGGCACTCCGTGCCAGCGGAAGTTATCCACCAGCACCTTTGCCACCACAAATGTTTCCCTGTTTGAATTGCTAACACCCACCTCTTCCCTGTAGCCCTCATACTGACCCCTTATAAGCCCTTCAATGCGTGCATTCTTGAGCACCTTTACCTTTTCATCTCTTATAAACTTCTCAGACATGTAAGCTGGAGGCTCCATAGCGGTAAAGGCAAGCATCTGTAGCATGTGGTTCTGTAGCATATCCCTTATGGCTCCCACCCTGTCGTAGAACTCTCCCCTTCCTTCAACACCCACACTCTCAAGGGCAACTATCTGCACATGGTCAATAAAGTTTCTGTCCCATATGCCCTCAAATATAGTGTTGGAAAACCTGAGAGAAAATATGTTCTGTATGGTGTCCTTTCCAAGAAAGTGGTCAATGCGGTATATCTCCTCCTCTATGAAGTATCTGTGAAGGAGGTCGTTGAGCCTCTGGGCAGACCTGAGGTCAAAGCCAAAGGGCTTTTCTACCACTATTTTTCTTGGGTTCGTGTAGTTTCTGAGAAGCCTGCCAAGGTTTCTAATGGTTTCCTCAAAAAGATATGGGCTTAGAGACAGAAAGAATATGAGCTCCTGACCCCTGAGCTCTTCTATAAGCTTTCCCAGCTCCACGTAGGAATTCCAGTCTTTTGCGTCAAAGGGCAGGAAGTTGCAGAGCTTTCCAAAGCCCCTGTCAAGCTCGCAGACCACCTTTTCCCAGTCCTCTCTTCTACTTCTTGCAAGAGAGTAAACCCTGTCAAGCCCAGAGAGGTATCCCTTTGCGAAAAGCCTTGAGAGGGAAGGAAAAAGCTTGTTTTTTGCCAGGTCTCCCGTGCCACCAAGTATAAAGAGAGAAAAGCTCTCAGCCATCCCTTTTCTTTACCTGATGCCTTCCAAACTGGTATCTTAGCCCTGCCAGAAGCCTGTCTCTGAAGGAGTTTTCCTGTCTTGAGCGAAAGCGGGCAAAGAGGGCTTCTGCTATGGTTGGAACGGGCACAGCCCTCTTTATGGCTTCTTCCACCGTCCAGCGACCCTCACCCGTGTCTTCCACGTAGGGCTTTAGCTCCTCAAGGTTTCCAAAGTCCTCAAAGACCTTCTGAGTGAGATCCATCAACCAGCTCCGTATTACACTGCCCGTGTTGTATATGCGTGCCACCTCCTTAAGGTCGTAGCCAAAACCGCTCTCTCTCAGGAGCTCAAAGCCCTCGCCTATTGCCTGCATGAAGGCGTATTCTATGCCGTTGTGAACCATCTTGGCAAAGTGTCCTGCACCCGATGGTCCAAGGTATGCGTACCCCCTGCCCTCGTAGGAGAGGTCTCTGAAGATGGGCTCAAGATTCTCAAAGGCCGGCCGGTCTCCTCCCACCATCAGGCAATAGCCAAGCTCCTCTCCGTAAACTCCACCGCTTACGCCCACATCAAGGAAAGAGACACCCAGCCTTCTTAGCTCCTCGTATCTCCTCTGTGAGTCCCTGTAGTGGCTGTTGCCACCGTCCACAACTGTGTCCCCTTCCTTCAGGTAGGGCTTTAGCCCATCCAACACCTTGTCCACCACCTCATGGGGCACCATAAGCCAGATGTTTTTTCCCTCTTCAGAGGCCAGATGGCTCATGTCCTCCATAACCTCCATAGAGGACCTTGCCTGAGCCCTTGCCTGCTGGCTTGCGTCGTAGCCTACCACACTGTGCCCTTTTGAGAGAAGCCTTCTTGACATTCCAAGTCCCATCCTCCCCAGACCTATCATGTAGAGCTTCATGGTTTAAATTTTAGCCATAGCCAAACATGAGGTCAAGTATGCCGGGTTCTATCTGTATCTCCCATTCTTTGTAGTTCTCATCCTTGTTGAGCACCACAAGGTAGCCTTCCCTTTCAAAGTAGAGTAGAAGCTTGGCTAAGTTGGCAAGCCCGCATATCTTACCACTTTTTAGACTGGTAATTTTGAGCCTTGGCTGTGGGGTCTCTGCCTCTTTAAAAAGGGTGAGAAGTTCATCTTTGAGGTTGTAGTGAAGGGTCTCAAAGTCGCACACCGAGCACCTCCTTGACCACTTCAGAATCTTTAAAGGGATATTTTACACCCTTTATTTCCTGATAATCTTCGTGCCCCTTGCCAGCGATGACCACCACATCCCCCTCCTTAGCCATACCTATGGCAAGCTCAATGGCTTTTTTCCTGTCGGGCTCTACAAACACCTTAGTTCTATCTTCGATGCCAGAGAGAATATCCTCTATTATCGCCGTAGGCTCTTCAAACCTTGGGTTGTCAGAGGTGAGCACTACAAGGTCTGAAAGGCTCTCTGCTACCTTTCCCATGATGGGTCTTTTGCTCCTGTCGCGGTTGCCCCCCGCGCCAAAGACCACAATAAGCCTGTTTTTTGCAAGACCCCTTGCAGTTTTCAGAAGCTTTCCAAGGGCATCGGGTGTATGAGCATAGTCTACCACCACCACAAAGCCATCCCCCATGTAGGTCTCAAAC
This window of the Aquificaceae bacterium genome carries:
- the queA gene encoding tRNA preQ1(34) S-adenosylmethionine ribosyltransferase-isomerase QueA, which gives rise to MKVEDFDYHLPEDLIAKYPAQPRHSARLMVLDRKDQSLRHDTFWNLPLYLQEGDLLVFNNSKVLPARLYGRKPTGGRVEVLLTDFISREEWYALIGGRGIREGLSIEVAEDLRVEILEHLEEGRFRVRLHSPDPIKALDRHGKIPIPPYLKREEEPLDRVYYQTVFAQMEGSVAAPTASLHFSEELLKRLEEHGIKRTFITLHISYGTFKPVRVQEVELHRVDPEYVKVSEEAVRAIREAKALGRRVVAVGTTVVRALETAGYEPFEGWTDLYVYPGYSFRVVDALITNFHLPRSSLLFLVCAFGGREFILRAYEEAVREKYRFYSYGDGMLIL
- the guaB gene encoding IMP dehydrogenase encodes the protein MEVFDAYTFDDLLLIPQYSEVLPHEVNVSTWLTKKIRLNIPIVSAAMDTVTESRLAIALAREGGIGIVHRNLSVEEQAQEVERVKKSESGMILQPVTVTPDTTVRQALEIMERYRISGVPVVSDGNRLVGILTNRDLRFIKSTDYDKPVSLFMTSENLVVAQERVTLEEATEILQKHKVEKLPIVDREGRLVGLITIKDITKRRKYPNACKDELGRLRVGAAVGTGPDTMERVSALVSAGVDAVAVDTAHGHSKRVLETVENIKSHYPELQVIAGNVATKEGALDLIKAGADAIKVGVGPGSICTTRIVAGVGVPQLTAIRWAYEVAQEYGVPVIADGGIRYSGDIVKALAVGASSVMLGNLLAGTEESPGETVYYQGRAYKVYRGMGSLGAMMSRRSADRYAQERLEKFVPEGIEGRVPYRGKLSDVIYQLVGGLRSGMGYVGASSLEELRQKAKFVRITWAGYRESHVHDVQITKEAPNYWVE
- a CDS encoding sigma-54 dependent transcriptional regulator, producing MEASILVVDDERSIRETLRSILEEEGYRVFTADSIKSMKDRVERSFFHCVLLDLWLPDGNGLEYISYLKEKLPGSAVIVITGHGKTEHAVRAVKEGAYDFLEKPFSMDRLITTVERSLRESIRSRREEEEDPILGNSRQILQVKELISKVAPTGASILILGESGTGKELVARRIHSLSERSEGPFVDINCAGLPDELVEAELFGYEKGAFTSASQRKLGKIELAHGGTLFLDEVSELSQKAQAKLLRVIETREFTRLGGNQVIRSDFRLVCATNKNLQEEVKKGNFREDLYHRISTFVITLPPLRERGEDIALLAEHFLSRFLKEYGKPPKYLSEGAKRLLETYQWKGNVRELKNLMERLAILHEGTQITEKDLRSLLGFDHEPEDINSLLMEKDLRKARQGFERLFIERKLREYGYDLKKTAEAIGIDLSNLYRKIRQYEIEVGI
- a CDS encoding 6-phosphogluconolactonase, yielding MPVNKKYAVFSSPRVDALLLSFLRRVSGLFLRRERVCHIALAGGRTPLELYRMLSRERLSWERLRFYLTDERYVPLSSELSNYRAVREALGERARLAFFKTEMSPEECAMDYSFQLPRRLHIALLGVGADGHTASLFPGVECEDVSPKVCMSRSPDGLLRLSLKEEYLNSTCVVVFFLKGEEKRPALEAMLRGEKIPAGRVRGMLKTCIFTDLL
- the zwf gene encoding glucose-6-phosphate dehydrogenase; protein product: MAESFSLFILGGTGDLAKNKLFPSLSRLFAKGYLSGLDRVYSLARSRREDWEKVVCELDRGFGKLCNFLPFDAKDWNSYVELGKLIEELRGQELIFFLSLSPYLFEETIRNLGRLLRNYTNPRKIVVEKPFGFDLRSAQRLNDLLHRYFIEEEIYRIDHFLGKDTIQNIFSLRFSNTIFEGIWDRNFIDHVQIVALESVGVEGRGEFYDRVGAIRDMLQNHMLQMLAFTAMEPPAYMSEKFIRDEKVKVLKNARIEGLIRGQYEGYREEVGVSNSNRETFVVAKVLVDNFRWHGVPFYLMTGKALSQKLTQITVVFKEVPQSFMKLLDCKPLQNRIVFQTAPESKLQIVFELRPPTGRFMACPVETFMEYRFPSEFAEAYEVLLLDVVEGDQSLFIRGDEIEALWEVVQPYLDLQNEPFQYKKGISLPQQAEEFLASEGRSWLL
- the gnd gene encoding decarboxylating 6-phosphogluconate dehydrogenase; the encoded protein is MKLYMIGLGRMGLGMSRRLLSKGHSVVGYDASQQARAQARSSMEVMEDMSHLASEEGKNIWLMVPHEVVDKVLDGLKPYLKEGDTVVDGGNSHYRDSQRRYEELRRLGVSFLDVGVSGGVYGEELGYCLMVGGDRPAFENLEPIFRDLSYEGRGYAYLGPSGAGHFAKMVHNGIEYAFMQAIGEGFELLRESGFGYDLKEVARIYNTGSVIRSWLMDLTQKVFEDFGNLEELKPYVEDTGEGRWTVEEAIKRAVPVPTIAEALFARFRSRQENSFRDRLLAGLRYQFGRHQVKKRDG